A DNA window from Porphyromonas gingivalis ATCC 33277 contains the following coding sequences:
- a CDS encoding tetratricopeptide repeat protein gives MKKLILSALVLGGAMTFTAQAQNKAAEPAEEFFLEGRAMFIRQNYVGALDQFRLYRLHGGQEHTLEADYYSIIADYLLGADHDYVLGAADNFLDNFPESIDKSCVRLLTGELMIRHEQYLRANTIFSDIDDRTLNDEDLAAYLLYYAYVRMQLSESNALAEQMLLKASKSRGELGGRARLLLAAIQIEDGRIDEAEQTLSRLKNHPQFADEADAYIAEIQLLRGDYREAAEIADRLLSRNSSMRQRPQLLRVAGNAYYRLGDSNKTIDYLSDYSEKVGDRIAPADAYALGVTYYKQGLMKEALRPLAAATTDAGSLGAESALYLGQAQLAEGMTSEALMAFEKAATQDVNRPVREVGMYNMAMLMRSTGQSSFGQSVRIAENFLNEFPRSSHREQMAAILVESYFTGKDYNSSLRSIQKIAQPTASILAAKQFVLNRMAEQKEAAGYDSEALSFVSSSISMGNKGEYFPEAYFLRGNLRYRAGDFPAAAADYRAYISAAGDRDAANLPLGYYRLGYSLFNAERYDMALEAFKEYVSRSGIAPNLSADAYARIGDCRYMKRDFHGAREAYSMAYRVYPSGGDYALLRRARLEGLAKQYADQIQTLDKLIREFPDSRHLTAALYEKGCGAVLSGKHNVAEEAFNAVVKRSPDSREARQSSLQLGLLYYNTGRTKEAIRTYQRIIDRYPRSEETTVALSDLRSIYLEEDRIDEYSAYVRGLKDKVSIAPSETEQLGFLSAERKYRRRQPDARRDLEAYLERYPQGSDRHKAELYLADLDYQAGNADAAYNRYSRLVNSPGLPEDYKIDARLRLGRMQYERKEYKAALQSFQSVLDTDGAEAVRDQAVQGVTESAYADKDYRRVIDVIAGLKNQAALPHTLRLYRAKSYQALKMNREAIADYELLAEDFSTATGAEAVVMQAQLEMEAKRLSKAKFILEKFIAKSTPQQYWLARGFILLSDIYKKEGDTFTARQYLESLEKNYPNHEDDIHEQIAQRLE, from the coding sequence ATGAAAAAACTGATATTATCGGCTCTTGTGCTGGGTGGAGCAATGACTTTCACGGCACAAGCCCAAAATAAAGCGGCAGAGCCCGCCGAAGAGTTTTTCCTCGAAGGGAGAGCGATGTTTATCCGCCAAAATTATGTGGGAGCCTTAGACCAATTCCGTCTCTATCGCTTGCACGGAGGGCAAGAGCACACTTTGGAGGCGGATTATTATAGTATCATCGCGGACTATCTGTTGGGAGCGGATCACGATTACGTCCTCGGCGCGGCAGACAATTTCTTGGACAATTTCCCCGAATCGATCGACAAATCCTGTGTGCGACTCCTCACAGGGGAGCTGATGATCCGGCATGAACAGTATTTGCGTGCCAATACCATTTTCTCCGACATCGACGATCGCACGCTCAACGATGAAGACTTGGCTGCATACCTGCTTTATTATGCATACGTGCGTATGCAGTTGAGCGAGAGCAATGCTTTGGCCGAGCAGATGCTGCTGAAGGCTTCCAAGAGCAGAGGTGAGCTGGGCGGACGTGCTCGTCTCCTCCTTGCTGCTATCCAAATAGAGGATGGCCGAATCGACGAAGCCGAACAGACTCTTTCGCGACTGAAGAATCACCCGCAATTTGCGGATGAAGCCGATGCTTATATCGCGGAAATCCAACTGCTGCGAGGCGACTACCGCGAAGCGGCCGAAATAGCCGACAGACTCTTGTCGCGCAATTCGTCCATGAGACAGCGACCTCAACTCCTGCGTGTGGCAGGCAATGCTTACTACCGTTTGGGCGATTCGAACAAAACCATCGACTATCTTTCCGACTACAGCGAAAAGGTAGGGGATCGTATCGCGCCTGCCGATGCTTATGCACTTGGTGTCACTTACTATAAGCAAGGTCTGATGAAAGAAGCACTTCGGCCACTTGCCGCTGCTACCACTGACGCCGGTTCTCTCGGTGCAGAGTCGGCTCTCTATCTCGGACAGGCACAGCTGGCCGAGGGGATGACGAGCGAGGCCCTTATGGCTTTCGAGAAAGCTGCGACTCAGGACGTCAATCGGCCGGTACGGGAGGTCGGAATGTACAATATGGCTATGCTCATGCGTAGTACGGGACAGTCGAGCTTCGGTCAGTCCGTACGCATTGCGGAGAACTTCCTCAATGAGTTTCCCCGATCTTCCCACCGCGAACAGATGGCTGCTATTCTTGTCGAATCATATTTCACCGGCAAGGATTACAATTCTTCCCTTAGATCGATCCAAAAGATTGCACAGCCGACGGCTTCCATTCTGGCCGCCAAACAGTTTGTGCTGAACCGTATGGCAGAACAAAAGGAAGCAGCGGGCTATGACAGTGAAGCGCTTTCTTTTGTGTCGAGCAGTATATCTATGGGAAACAAAGGGGAATATTTCCCTGAAGCATATTTCCTTCGAGGCAATCTGCGGTATAGAGCCGGTGACTTTCCGGCTGCAGCTGCGGATTACAGAGCCTATATCTCGGCCGCCGGTGATCGTGATGCGGCGAATCTTCCTTTAGGATATTATCGTCTGGGCTATTCTCTATTCAATGCCGAACGTTACGATATGGCTTTGGAGGCCTTCAAAGAGTATGTATCCCGATCCGGTATTGCCCCGAATCTCTCGGCTGATGCCTATGCCCGTATCGGAGACTGTAGGTATATGAAGCGCGACTTCCACGGTGCACGCGAAGCCTATTCCATGGCTTACCGCGTCTATCCTTCCGGAGGTGATTATGCCCTTTTGCGTCGTGCACGGTTGGAGGGACTGGCCAAACAGTATGCCGATCAGATCCAAACGTTGGACAAGCTCATTCGGGAATTCCCCGATAGCCGCCATCTGACAGCTGCTCTCTATGAAAAGGGGTGTGGTGCAGTGCTTAGCGGTAAGCATAACGTGGCAGAAGAAGCTTTCAATGCAGTTGTCAAAAGAAGCCCCGACAGCCGTGAAGCCCGACAGTCGTCCTTGCAGTTGGGTCTGCTCTATTATAATACGGGTCGAACGAAAGAGGCTATTCGCACATACCAACGGATCATTGACCGCTACCCTCGTAGCGAAGAGACGACTGTAGCCCTCTCGGATCTCCGTTCTATCTATTTGGAAGAGGATCGGATAGATGAGTATTCTGCCTATGTGCGTGGTCTGAAAGATAAGGTGTCCATTGCTCCATCCGAGACGGAACAGCTCGGTTTCCTTTCGGCCGAGCGCAAGTATCGCCGTCGCCAGCCCGATGCTCGTCGAGATTTGGAGGCTTATCTGGAGCGCTATCCACAGGGAAGCGATCGGCACAAAGCGGAATTGTACTTGGCCGATCTCGATTATCAGGCCGGCAATGCCGATGCGGCTTACAATCGCTATTCACGGTTGGTGAACAGCCCCGGTTTGCCCGAAGACTATAAGATCGATGCTCGCCTGCGTCTCGGTCGTATGCAATACGAACGCAAAGAGTACAAGGCTGCGCTGCAATCATTCCAATCCGTACTCGATACGGATGGTGCCGAAGCTGTCCGCGATCAGGCGGTGCAGGGAGTAACCGAGTCTGCCTATGCCGATAAGGATTACCGGAGGGTGATCGACGTCATTGCCGGATTGAAGAATCAGGCAGCTCTGCCTCATACTCTTCGTCTCTATCGTGCCAAAAGTTATCAGGCTCTGAAGATGAATCGGGAAGCGATTGCCGACTATGAACTCCTTGCCGAGGATTTCTCAACGGCCACAGGTGCCGAAGCCGTCGTGATGCAGGCACAGCTGGAAATGGAAGCCAAGCGTTTGTCCAAGGCGAAGTTTATCCTCGAAAAATTTATTGCCAAGAGTACTCCTCAGCAGTATTGGTTGGCACGAGGTTTCATCCTCTTGTCCGATATTTATAAGAAAGAAGGGGATACGTTTACGGCAAGGCAGTATTTGGAAAGCTTGGAAAAGAACTATCCCAATCATGAGGATGACATTCACGAACAGATAGCCCAACGGCTTGAATAA